In Pseudomonadota bacterium, a single window of DNA contains:
- a CDS encoding glycosyltransferase family 2 protein, producing the protein MNDTSATTVVVVTYNSISTIDNALRSLEQDRRERGLRCVVVDNRSGDGALDLVRAHYPWVKAIDSGGNLGFGRGCNLGARGATTPYLLFLNPDAALHSGALRILERFMKEHPKAGICGPAIRNGETLQHAGMLEPLASVLLHTGLGRGRAMRTILPGAEPFRTNWVSGAALMVRTELFRDLGGFDPRFFLYFEESDLCASAREAGAEIWAVGEAVAEHCAGSSARATGAPLAAGCIAEHYFSSRYYYMRKHHGIVRAVAVESAEPVLLLARDLLDLARRRPLEKARVVERLKAPLFRLPAKVA; encoded by the coding sequence TTGAACGACACCAGCGCCACTACGGTGGTGGTCGTGACGTACAATTCGATCTCGACTATCGACAACGCGCTGCGGTCCCTGGAGCAGGATCGGCGCGAGCGAGGGCTCCGCTGCGTGGTCGTCGACAATCGGAGTGGCGACGGCGCGCTTGATCTGGTGCGCGCGCACTACCCCTGGGTGAAGGCCATCGATAGTGGGGGGAATCTCGGGTTTGGACGCGGCTGCAATCTGGGAGCGCGCGGGGCGACCACACCCTATCTGCTTTTTCTGAATCCCGACGCGGCCTTGCATTCCGGCGCCCTGCGCATTCTCGAGCGGTTCATGAAGGAGCACCCTAAGGCCGGCATCTGTGGTCCGGCCATAAGGAACGGAGAGACCTTGCAGCACGCTGGCATGCTGGAGCCACTGGCTTCGGTGCTGCTGCATACGGGTCTCGGTCGTGGGCGCGCTATGCGCACGATCCTCCCCGGTGCGGAGCCTTTCCGAACCAATTGGGTGAGCGGTGCGGCCTTGATGGTACGCACTGAGCTTTTTCGTGACCTGGGTGGCTTCGACCCACGTTTCTTCCTCTACTTTGAGGAAAGCGACCTGTGTGCGAGCGCCAGGGAGGCCGGGGCCGAGATTTGGGCGGTCGGGGAGGCAGTGGCCGAGCATTGCGCAGGCAGCTCCGCACGAGCCACGGGTGCCCCGTTGGCGGCGGGATGCATTGCGGAGCACTATTTTAGCAGCCGCTACTACTACATGCGGAAACACCATGGAATCGTGCGCGCTGTGGCCGTTGAGAGCGCTGAGCCCGTGCTCCTACTGGCGCGCGACCTCCTCGACCTCGCGAGGCGACGGCCGCTCGAGAAGGCGCGCGTGGTGGAGCGTCTCAAGGCGCCGCTCTTTCGATTGCCTGCGAAAGTGGCATGA